TTCAGCTGGCAACGCGATCGGAGCAGCTCCCGCCGCAGACTATTGCTCTCCGTCTCGACAGTTTGGATCAGCTGGATGCGGGGGAAGGGGATCAGTAAGCTAATAGTCAAAATATCGCTCAGAACGTGCAGTTTCCACTTACGCTGTTGGTGAGAGCAGCTCGCTCCATGGTCTCGCTGTCGGCATCATCATCCTTCAAGCAGGACtcacagcaggaggagaccaCATGCTGTCGATAGTTGCGACACTCGTGATGGGCAGGCGGATCTTCCGGTTGGTACTTGGGCGGCGGATCATCATCCAAAGCTGGAGCAGACTCATTATAGCCGGCCACCTCTACCGCTGCTAGTTTCGCCTTCAGAGCAGCCACCTCTTCGCGCAGCGTTTGATTCTGTGTCTCCAGCAAGTCCACCTGGAAGGAGATTAGATGAAACTTCCGCTTCCTTTTTGGGTGCTGCAGGAACCTTACGCTGTCCAGCTCAAAGTCCATTTCATCGATGATGTCGTATGACTCATCCAGAGCTCTTTGGATCTTCTCCACCTGTGCCTTCAGCTGCTCGATTTCGCTGCGCTCGTTCTGTGCCGACAGTCGCTTCTCCAACATCATTCGCTGCTCTGTGTTCCGCTGATCCAAGGCTGATTTCATCACCAGACCCGTGAGTGTCTTCTGCCGCTTGAACATCTCCTCGAGGGCCTTGCAGCGCTTCAGCTTCTCCAGGTAGGCGTCGTGCAGTTTGTTGTACTTCTTCTTGTGCAGCTGCACGGTCTCCACCAGCTGATcgcgctcctcctccatctgGAATGCCACAATCTTGGCCTGCACATCCACGGCTGCGCTCGTGTGGTGATCCGAGGACACTCGATTGAGGCGGTGGCGCAGTAGAAcattctcctcctccagttTGAGACTACGTGCCTTtgctgcaaagaaaaataaatggattTTGCTGTAAAGTGGGGCAGCCTGACTAGGGATTAAGTATACGCACCTGCGGCCAGCTCCGCATAGAGCACTTGCATGGCGGACGAGGATCGCTTCTCCATTTGTCTGTAAATACTTTTCAAGTGCGTCGTTCCCTGTAACAATTACTCAGCCACTAAGTTCTTCGTCCGCTCCAATGAGCGTTGAAAACAATAAAGATAAGATATCAGTATTGAGTGTTGCATGGTTGCCTCCCCTCCTTGTCGATAGGAACTtgaagaaaatataattaaatattataaataaaacattaaataaaaaataaatcctATAACCTTAACAAACTTAGTtgatattaaattaaatttaaattatatttgagtTTCAATAGCATAGCTTGATGTTGCAGCCCTGGaaatacggtatattttacggtAAGCTGCTGATTGGTTTGTGTATTGGCTAGGAGGCGCCACAAGACACCTATCGTGTGGCGCCACTGAGCAGGCATTAAATTAATCGAAacgaaatatatatgtacatacattccgatatttacatattttcccACCAAGCAGTTTGGAATTTTAACCGACATCTTCGATACATGGAAATACAATCAATCATTTGTCTAGTacaatatattatttatttcttatgtttttgtgtgtttcaggAGTCtcattgttttcatttcatacactttcattttttatggtttagtttagtttagtttactcttttaatatttttgctaagtaaaaatatttatacctCAGCCTCCGCATAGACACGATTACTACAATCGATGTAGTATGCAGATGCATATACTTTAAGTAACTATATCCTATAGATATAGTTTATTGTATACATAACATATCCAAGTCGAGACTCGCCTACATCGTAGTCTAGGCGTAGTCTGTGGTATTAAAATCGCTTTTCAGTAATGTGACATACATTGATCTCAACATGAATTTTAGCTATTTTGTAGGTACATACTTATCAATGTAGAAGTGCTGCCCCCATGCGGATGGCTGGGTGGCCGCTGGCTGGTGTATATATAGACTTAGTGGCTAGTGCTAGGCTAACCTATAGATTGCATCACTTAGGGACTATTTTGGGGGAAGTGAACTCCAATTACTCCATTGCAGTTGGGATCttttttatctttatcttaATCTtatgctctgtgtgtgtgtatataatatatcCATGTGGATTTAATTGATATATTTTAAGGCATTATCGCATTTTTTTAAAGTACGTCATTTCTGTTTAAAATCTaggctcctgcttctgcttcctaCTCGTCTTTGTCTACGTTTAAAACAGGGAATTAAGGAATTTACACTCAGTTTTTGTATACTTATGCCTAATCTAATCTCTAGCTAAACCATCTAGCTCCACACGATCCTCGATCCTCATCCACTCGTTCGAACCAACACTTTCCATTGTCCGTCCACAAAGATTCTCTAAATAAATGTGGTATTGCATAAGAATTACATTCAGCGTGTTTCCCTCGACCTTtactcttctcttctctcctcttgTTTTTCTAGACACTTTCGTTtcattaattgttttgtttgttgttttcctaTACTCACACATTGTTTCACAGCACAATTTCCATTGACAATTGTTTACACGTTCGTAGATTATTAAAACACATTCAATTTTCTATTCATTGCtaacttcacttcacttctattcactgtctctgtctctgtatctctaTCCTTGTCCTTTCATTCTTCCAgtgcctcagtctcagtcaaAGCGTCTGTCTCCACTACGAAACCGAGATTCCACTACGTTCCAATCTTCCACTCtacaaaatacaatacaaaatattCCTATCACAACGATCTACGTCCTACAATATGCTGCTACTTTTCTTactatatctgtatctgtatctatatcGGTATATCGCGGTATATCTGTATATCTGATGCCTATTCTAGTGCCTAGATCCATAGATCCATAAATATTATCTGCAATTGTGTCGAGCATACCAACGTTTGTGAATCGATTGCGGATTACACTTGGATTTGAACACGTTGCTTGCACATATCAAAAGATTTCtattgttgtggttgttggttTGTCTACGAGGAAAGTAGATTTGAACACTCGGTTGTAAGTACAATGAGCAGTTGCATTTGGgggcgcacacacaaagaggcCAAGGAAGTGCCTGGAATGGTGCCACTAATGGTGTCGATATCCTAGCTTATAGCTAACTGGGAGGGACATACACTAAGCACTCGGGAGCAAAAGGAACTACAGGAACTACAGGCGCATCGATGAGcggtcctcctcctcatcgttgtcgttgatGAGCTCGTTTCGGTCGTCGTCGATTTGAATCTTGTGGTGCGACGTATTCcgcgtgtgctgctgctgatgcccagctgctcctgctcctgctccggctccaCCACGATTAACATTCACAGtgggcacagcagcagctacaggcGCTGACACCTCTGGCAGCATTGTGTAGTTCAGATCCTTGGAGTTGGTGCGACGATGTCGCAGGACACTCAGTCCCGTCGTGGATGCTGGCTGCTCAACTGATGGCTGTGCAGCGCCGCTGCTCGATGCAGCTGCACCAGTGGCAATTTTGGTGTTCAAGTCCTTGGAATTGTTACGCGAATGGCCacgagagccagagccggctTCCATCTCGTTGGAGTTCTTGAGCTTGCCGCCCGTCTCCGCCACCACATTCTTGAGCACATTCACGTTCTTCTTGGGATTGTGGTGCGCATGGGG
The sequence above is a segment of the Drosophila subobscura isolate 14011-0131.10 chromosome U, UCBerk_Dsub_1.0, whole genome shotgun sequence genome. Coding sequences within it:
- the LOC117902624 gene encoding uncharacterized protein LOC117902624 — protein: MEKRSSSAMQVLYAELAAAKARSLKLEEENVLLRHRLNRVSSDHHTSAAVDVQAKIVAFQMEEERDQLVETVQLHKKKYNKLHDAYLEKLKRCKALEEMFKRQKTLTGLVMKSALDQRNTEQRMMLEKRLSAQNERSEIEQLKAQVEKIQRALDESYDIIDEMDFELDSVDLLETQNQTLREEVAALKAKLAAVEVAGYNESAPALDDDPPPKYQPEDPPAHHECRNYRQHVVSSCCESCLKDDDADSETMERAALTNSLIQTVETESNSLRRELLRSRCQLKVRTKLEKESEENNDE